The Flavobacterium faecale genomic sequence CCGCTAGATTACCGACATCTTCAGGTTGTCCTATTCGATTATAGGGAATTAAAGACATTAAATCATCCAATGCCTTTGGCGTTTCCCAAGCCTCTTTATTAATAGGTGTCTGAATAGCTCCTGGGCTGATGCTGTTAACTCTTATCTTTCGATCTCCATACTCTTGAGCGAGAGTTTGCATCAACATTTTGATAGCGCCTTTAGATGCAGCGTAATTTGCATGTCCGCCCCACGGAATCAATTCATGCACAGAACTCATGCAAATTATTTTACCCAAAGCTTTTGAGCGTTCAGGAACCATTCCTCTTTTTAGAAACTCACGCACAGCTTCTCGTGCACACAAAAACTGCCCTGTAAGGTTGACATCTATTACACTTTGCCATTGTTGCAATGTCATTTCGTCAAATTTTGCATCCTTTTGCATCCCTGCATTATTCACCAAAATATCAATAGTACCAAAGGTGCTAATAGCCTCTTGAAACATATTATGCACTTGATCTTCCTTACTCACGTCTGCTTTAATAGCAATTGCTTTACTGCCAAATGATTTTAGTTGTTCTACTACCTCATTTGCAGCAGCTGCACTCGAGGAATAATTTACAATTACATTTGCGCCAGCTTTACCTAAAGCTAGGGCAACTCCCATTCCAATTCCAGAACTTCCACCTGTTACCAAAGCGGTTTGTCCTACCAGTTTTTTATCTGCCATTTTATATCGTATTTATAGTTTTCAGAAAAGCAAAGTGCTTTTCTGAGTATAATTTCATATAAATTTATTCAATTAAAAATGGATACTTTAAAGATTAACATTACTTTAATTGATAAGATCGAAAGTTATTCCAAGTCAATAGGGATTCTGTTTTGGAATAAAGTTTTTATCGAAATTGAAAAATAGGGCGCTATCTCTTCAAAGAAAAATGACCTTTAAATTCTGTCCCATCCTTCTTAGTAGCAATAAACCAGTAATCTGTAGCAGGAAGGTTTTGACCGTTGAAGGTTCCGTCCCAAGATTGGTTTTTCAGTAGGGTTTTTATAAGTTTTCCATAGCGATCAAAGACCTTTAATTCCCATCCATCTTCTGGATTAGAGGCAACTAAACTCCAGTTGTCATTGTGACCATCATTGTTAGGGGTAAAAAATTTAGGGTACATAACCAAAGCTACTTCGCTTAATGTAGTACCACAACCGTTGCGGTCACGTACATATACAACATAATTGCCTGCGATAAGATTGGTAAACTGGTTACTGCTCTGGTAGTTCTTATCATCCAATGCATATTCATAATCGCCATTTCCAGTTACCATTACCATTATGGTATTTTGATTGTCTGTCCAATCTGTGGTTTCAATAGCCGTTACGACTGCTATAGTTGATTTTTTTACACTAAAGTTTTTTGTAGTCGTACAAGCAATGGCTCCGTAATTTTTGGTAACAGTTATCCAATAGTCATCCGGGGTGGTAATTATAATTTGAGGAGTGGTTTGCCCTGTTGACCAAAGGTATTGGTCGTAACCCGCATCTGCAGTTATGGTGATTGTAGCATTATCGCAAATAGCTACAGTGTCCGGAATCGTTATTTTTGGCTTATCAACTACCGTCAATTGCAAAACAGCAATTCCGTAGCAAGAGGTAGACGAATTTATTCGAACAAAAAGCTCGTTAATACCTGTCTTTAATGCATACGTAGCGGTTGTCGTAATTTTGGTTGTAGCTAGTTCGTTTTCTGCTCCAGTTTTGGTCGAATAAAAATCAAAAGTATATCCATTTGTGCTTGCAATCAAATTGTTAGTGTATGAATTTAGATTTACAATTTCTTTTCCATCGTTCAAGTCGTCGCAAAGTACTTCACTGTGATCCATTGCGGGTAATGTATCGATTAATTCAATTTGTACCATTTGTCTCAAAATACTCTCACAACTATTTTGGGTTTGTGATGCATAATAGAAGTTTCCATCAACCAAGGGTGTACCAATAACCAACTGCAATCCACCTATAGGCGAGTCATACCATTTTACAGCAGTACCATTAATTGCAATAGTGGCTAAAGTTGGATTTTGACTACTACAAAAAGTTTGCTTTAAAGTTGCTGTTGGTGCAGGGGTGTTTGGAATGTTTATTGAAACGGGAGTTCTTTCACTCTCACAACCATCAATAGTTTGGGAAGCGTAGTACATTATGCCATTTTGCAGTGCTGTTGTATTTAAAAGTAGATTCCCGTTGGCTAGGGAATCGTACCATTTTATACTTTGACCAGTAATTGTAATATCAGATAAAGTTGCATTTTGTTGCAAACAAAAAGTTTGACTTGCTGTAGCAGTCGGTAAAGGTTGTGGTGTAATTATGACGGTTTGATTTTGTGTAGCTTTATTCCCGTTTCCATCGTCATACGTCCATACGATGGTGTACGTTCCGGGTAAATTATACGATAGCGGACTAGTAGTTGTGGCACTAATTGTTCCTGCACAAGCATCGGTAGCTGTTGGTGTTGTTGTGATTTGAGTTTTACAATCGCCAGTGATGGATGGTAGGGTTGCTAAATTGGGAATTGGAGGCTGGTTGTCGTCAAATATAACTTTTACGACAGTTCTAATACTTTCGCACTCACTAGAACCTTGTGAGGCATAATAAGTCGTATTATTATCCAATAGATTAGTATTTGGAATTGCACTGCCTCCAGTTGAAGCATGGTACCAGGACAAGTTTGTTCCCGTAGTAATTATTATATCAGCCAAAGTTTTTGTGTTTGCACTGCAAAAAAATTGAGGTGATGGAATTTCTGGAGCTGGATTTTCTAAAGTGGTAAAAGTAGTGCTTGAGTTTTTCAAAAAGTACCAATTTGTATCGGAGTAAGCGACATCGTCTACAATTATACAGAAAAGATTAGAGTTTCCCCAAAAATTACTATAATGTGATTGTAAAAGATTATTATGACCGTTTTTTAAATTGAGGTAAGTCAATAAATTATTATTACACCAAAGGTTTGTTAAATTGATATTGTTCGATACATCCATTCGAGTTAAAAAGTTCTCTTTGCAATCAATAACTTTTAAATTGGTGTTTTTCGAAATATCCAAATTTGTTAATAAGTTATTATAACAATAAAGAACCGTTAATTTGGTGTTTTTAGACACATCAAGCGTGGTTAATTTGTTGTATTGACAAGCTAAATTTGTTAAATTAGTAAATCCTTCAATTCCAGTTAAATCCGAAATTTCAATACCATAAACAGATACGTTTAAATATGTAATTGAATTAATGGTCGAAGTTAAGATTTTCCCATCGGGAACGCCACTATCAATTCCTCGATAAATAAGTGCTTTTTCAAAATTGACATCAGGTATTTGTGTATATTGTCCATAAAACGAAAAAGACATAAGAAAGAAAATAAAATTTAATGATTTTTTCATTATAAATTGGTACGGTTTTTTATTGCAAAAATCAGGCAAAACAAATATAATTGAATACTTTCAAATTTTTTATTTATTTTGTAATAAAACCAGTTCTTAAAACTTTCAATCAGCTTTAAGATAGAAACTGAAATTATCCCCTATTTTTGCATAAAACATTATCTCTTGAAAACTAAATTACTGCTCATTACCCCACCGTTTACGCAATTGAATACGCCATATCCAGCAACGGCCTACATCAAAGGTTTTTTGAATACCATAAATGTAGCTTCTGTTCAAGCAGATTTGGGTATTGAAGTAATTTTAAAATTATTTTCGAAAGAAGGGTTGCAAGACTTGTTTGCAGCAGGAAGTCAAAAGCTGCAAAGGGAAGATATTTCAACGAATTCGAGAAGAATATTCGCTTTACAAGACGAATATTGCAAGACCATAAACCCTGTAATTGCATTTTTACAAGGGAAAAATCCAACCTTAGCGCTACAAATTTGCCAAGAAGATTATTTGCCTGAGGCTTCTCGATTTGCACAATTGGAAGAACTTGATTGGGCTTTTGGAAGCATGGGAACACAAGACAAAGCCAAACACCTTGCTACTTTATACCTTGAAGATATATCCGATTTTATTGTCGAATGTGTCGATGCTAACTTTGGTTTCAGTCGCTATGCCGAGCGTTTAGGGCGGTCTGCTAATTCGTTTGATGAATTATATGACGCTTTAAATCAAGAGCCTACCTATATAGACGGAATATTTCTTTCGATAGTAAAAGAAAGAATAGAAACCGTTCAACCTACCATGTTTTTAATCTCGGTTCCTTTTCCAGGAAATCTTTACAGCGCTTTTCGTGCGGGACAATGGGTGAAGCAACATTATCCAAATATCAAAATTTCGATGGGTGGAGGTTTCCCTAACACCGAATTACGCTCTCTTACTGATGCACGAGTATTTGAATTCCTAGATTTCATAACGCTAGACGACGGTGAAGCGCCAATCGAAGAGTTGCTATTGAGTTTGGAACAGCCAATAGCCAATAGCCAACAGCCAACAGCCTTAAAAAGAACATTTCTGTTAGAAAATGGAAAAGTTGTTTATAGAAACAATTCGACCAAACCCGACTACAAGCAGGCACAAGTAGGTACACCCGATTATTCGGATTTGTTATTAGACAAATATATTTCGGTGATCGAAATTGTCAATCCCATGCACCGTATGTGGAGTGATGGGCGCTGGAACAAACTTACCATGGCGCACGGTTGCTATTGGGGGAAATGTACATTTTGCGATATTTCATTAGATTATATAAAGATTTACGAACCCGTAGCGGCCAATTTGCTTTGTGATCGCATTGAAGAATTAGTGATTCAAACTGGTCAAACAGGATTCCATTTTGTTGACGAAGCAGCTCCGCCAGCATTGATGCGCGCTTTAGCGCTCGAAATCTTGAAGCGAAAAATTTCTATTACTTGGTGGACAAACATTCGATTCGAAAAAAGTTTTACTGCAGATTTATGCCTTTTATTGAAAGCTTCGGGCTGTATCGCCGTTTCGGGTGGTCTTGAAGTGGCATCAGATAGGCTCTTGAAATTAATAGACAAAGGTGTGACAGTAGAGCAAGTTGCTAAGGTTACGCAACATTTTACGCAGGCCGGAATCATGGTGCATTCGTACTTAATGTACGGATACCCTACACAAACAGTGCAAGAAACTGTGGATAGCCTCGAAATGGTGCGTCAAATGTTTGAAGCTGGCGTATTGCAATCTGGTTTTTGGCATCAATTTGCCATGACGGCGCACAGTCCTGTTGGGATGAATCCAGAAGATTTTGGTGTTATTCCAACTTCTCCTAGTTTGGGAGGTTTAGGAGAGGCTTTTTTTGCCAATAATGATATTGATTTCAAAGATAAAACAGGAATTGATCATGATAAATTTAGTTTCGGCTTAAAAAAATCATTGTTTAACTTTATGCACGGCATTTGCTTTGACTACGAGTTGCAAGATTGGTTCGATTTTAAAATTCCTAAAACTAAGATTCCTATTGATTTTATCGAAAAAGCTTTAGCAAACGATCTTGTTTTGACCACAAAACCTACTGCCAAAATAGTATGGCTTGGAGGAAAACCCGAAATAGATCATTTTACCAAATCCAAAAAAGGGAATTCGTGGGAGATGATGCGTTTGACTTTTCATGATAAAAAAGAAAGTTTTGAGATTCAAACCAACAAAGAAGAAGGAGAGTGGTTGGCTCAAATGTTAGTCAAAATTTCGGTCCATACTAATAAGGTATATACTTTTCAAGAATTAAAAGCCGATTTTGAAAGT encodes the following:
- a CDS encoding B12-binding domain-containing radical SAM protein, yielding MKTKLLLITPPFTQLNTPYPATAYIKGFLNTINVASVQADLGIEVILKLFSKEGLQDLFAAGSQKLQREDISTNSRRIFALQDEYCKTINPVIAFLQGKNPTLALQICQEDYLPEASRFAQLEELDWAFGSMGTQDKAKHLATLYLEDISDFIVECVDANFGFSRYAERLGRSANSFDELYDALNQEPTYIDGIFLSIVKERIETVQPTMFLISVPFPGNLYSAFRAGQWVKQHYPNIKISMGGGFPNTELRSLTDARVFEFLDFITLDDGEAPIEELLLSLEQPIANSQQPTALKRTFLLENGKVVYRNNSTKPDYKQAQVGTPDYSDLLLDKYISVIEIVNPMHRMWSDGRWNKLTMAHGCYWGKCTFCDISLDYIKIYEPVAANLLCDRIEELVIQTGQTGFHFVDEAAPPALMRALALEILKRKISITWWTNIRFEKSFTADLCLLLKASGCIAVSGGLEVASDRLLKLIDKGVTVEQVAKVTQHFTQAGIMVHSYLMYGYPTQTVQETVDSLEMVRQMFEAGVLQSGFWHQFAMTAHSPVGMNPEDFGVIPTSPSLGGLGEAFFANNDIDFKDKTGIDHDKFSFGLKKSLFNFMHGICFDYELQDWFDFKIPKTKIPIDFIEKALANDLVLTTKPTAKIVWLGGKPEIDHFTKSKKGNSWEMMRLTFHDKKESFEIQTNKEEGEWLAQMLVKISVHTNKVYTFQELKADFESQLEDFELFWYSKPIHIIRSFGLLTL
- a CDS encoding T9SS type B sorting domain-containing protein encodes the protein MKKSLNFIFFLMSFSFYGQYTQIPDVNFEKALIYRGIDSGVPDGKILTSTINSITYLNVSVYGIEISDLTGIEGFTNLTNLACQYNKLTTLDVSKNTKLTVLYCYNNLLTNLDISKNTNLKVIDCKENFLTRMDVSNNINLTNLWCNNNLLTYLNLKNGHNNLLQSHYSNFWGNSNLFCIIVDDVAYSDTNWYFLKNSSTTFTTLENPAPEIPSPQFFCSANTKTLADIIITTGTNLSWYHASTGGSAIPNTNLLDNNTTYYASQGSSECESIRTVVKVIFDDNQPPIPNLATLPSITGDCKTQITTTPTATDACAGTISATTTSPLSYNLPGTYTIVWTYDDGNGNKATQNQTVIITPQPLPTATASQTFCLQQNATLSDITITGQSIKWYDSLANGNLLLNTTALQNGIMYYASQTIDGCESERTPVSINIPNTPAPTATLKQTFCSSQNPTLATIAINGTAVKWYDSPIGGLQLVIGTPLVDGNFYYASQTQNSCESILRQMVQIELIDTLPAMDHSEVLCDDLNDGKEIVNLNSYTNNLIASTNGYTFDFYSTKTGAENELATTKITTTATYALKTGINELFVRINSSTSCYGIAVLQLTVVDKPKITIPDTVAICDNATITITADAGYDQYLWSTGQTTPQIIITTPDDYWITVTKNYGAIACTTTKNFSVKKSTIAVVTAIETTDWTDNQNTIMVMVTGNGDYEYALDDKNYQSSNQFTNLIAGNYVVYVRDRNGCGTTLSEVALVMYPKFFTPNNDGHNDNWSLVASNPEDGWELKVFDRYGKLIKTLLKNQSWDGTFNGQNLPATDYWFIATKKDGTEFKGHFSLKR
- a CDS encoding SDR family oxidoreductase, which encodes MADKKLVGQTALVTGGSSGIGMGVALALGKAGANVIVNYSSSAAAANEVVEQLKSFGSKAIAIKADVSKEDQVHNMFQEAISTFGTIDILVNNAGMQKDAKFDEMTLQQWQSVIDVNLTGQFLCAREAVREFLKRGMVPERSKALGKIICMSSVHELIPWGGHANYAASKGAIKMLMQTLAQEYGDRKIRVNSISPGAIQTPINKEAWETPKALDDLMSLIPYNRIGQPEDVGNLAVFLASDDSDYITGASIFIDGGMTVFEGFSKGG